The Mycobacterium seoulense genome has a window encoding:
- a CDS encoding Mce protein: MEDQQPAAGDLAADESAAAPEGAAADERADSPDTDEGASAAAESTADESEADAADAPPAGRKKRKWLAGKRLAITAVVAAMLFVGSAAFAGATVQPYLADRAAAATKLKVARTAADAITTLWTYTPENMDTLADRASRYLSGDFEAQYRKFVDAIVAPNKQAKITNHTDVTGAAVESIDDANAVVIVYTNTTSTSPLTKNVPSLKYLSYRLFLKRAKGRWLVTRMTTITSLDLTPHV, translated from the coding sequence GTGGAAGATCAGCAACCTGCAGCAGGTGATCTAGCCGCCGACGAGAGCGCCGCCGCCCCGGAGGGAGCGGCGGCCGACGAGCGCGCGGACTCGCCGGACACCGACGAAGGCGCTTCCGCCGCAGCGGAATCCACCGCCGACGAAAGCGAGGCCGACGCCGCCGACGCGCCGCCCGCCGGACGCAAGAAGCGCAAATGGCTGGCGGGCAAGCGGTTGGCGATCACCGCCGTCGTTGCGGCCATGCTGTTCGTCGGTTCCGCGGCGTTCGCCGGCGCCACGGTGCAGCCGTACCTGGCCGATCGTGCCGCCGCCGCAACCAAACTCAAGGTCGCGCGGACCGCGGCCGACGCGATCACCACGCTGTGGACGTACACGCCCGAGAACATGGACACGCTCGCCGACCGTGCGTCGCGCTATCTCAGCGGGGACTTCGAGGCGCAGTACCGCAAGTTCGTCGACGCCATCGTGGCCCCGAACAAGCAGGCCAAGATCACCAACCACACCGACGTCACCGGCGCGGCGGTCGAATCGATCGACGACGCCAACGCCGTCGTCATCGTGTACACCAACACCACGTCCACCAGCCCGTTGACCAAGAACGTGCCGTCGCTGAAGTACCTGTCCTACCGGCTGTTTCTCAAGCGCGCGAAGGGCCGCTGGCTGGTGACCAGGATGACGACCATCACGTCGCTGGATTTGACGCCGCACGTCTAG
- a CDS encoding RDD family protein: MTVVVEKPPALAVEEFPRNALAPWHLRAGALAVDILPGAAVVATMALVCFTVPFGGVWWWVGVTVGGLAILLMLVNRSLLPAVTGWSLGRGLFGIAVARRDGETIGPWGLLLRDLAHLFDTVSLVGWLWPLWDSGRRTFADMLLRTEVRRRETAEPSFDARRWTAVVALGAAGLSLAGAAMSYGVVFAPDRATDRTRAELDTQGPKMVAQMLTYDPKSLHDDFARALSLATDKYRTQLAAQQDTVQKGNPVINEYWVTDHAIQSASPDRATMLMFMQGRRGAAPDERYISATVRVTFAKAGGGRWLVDDLTVLTKPKPPGGGK, encoded by the coding sequence GTGACGGTGGTGGTCGAGAAGCCACCGGCCCTGGCCGTCGAGGAGTTCCCGCGGAATGCTTTGGCGCCGTGGCATCTTCGCGCCGGCGCGCTCGCCGTCGACATCCTGCCGGGCGCCGCGGTGGTGGCGACGATGGCGCTGGTCTGTTTCACCGTTCCGTTCGGCGGTGTGTGGTGGTGGGTGGGTGTCACGGTCGGCGGCCTGGCCATCCTGTTGATGTTGGTGAACCGGTCATTGCTCCCGGCGGTCACCGGCTGGAGCCTGGGGCGCGGCCTGTTCGGCATCGCGGTCGCGCGGCGCGACGGCGAAACCATCGGGCCGTGGGGGCTGCTGCTGCGCGACCTGGCGCACCTGTTCGACACCGTCTCGCTCGTGGGATGGCTTTGGCCGCTGTGGGATTCGGGTCGCCGCACGTTTGCCGACATGCTGCTGCGCACCGAGGTGCGACGCCGGGAAACGGCCGAGCCGAGCTTCGACGCCCGGCGGTGGACGGCGGTCGTGGCGCTGGGTGCGGCGGGACTGTCCCTCGCCGGTGCCGCGATGAGCTACGGGGTGGTGTTCGCCCCGGATCGGGCCACCGACCGAACCCGGGCGGAGCTGGACACGCAGGGCCCCAAGATGGTCGCTCAGATGCTGACCTACGACCCCAAATCGCTGCACGACGATTTCGCGCGGGCCCTGTCGTTGGCGACCGACAAATACCGGACGCAACTGGCCGCCCAGCAGGACACCGTGCAGAAGGGCAACCCCGTCATCAACGAGTACTGGGTGACCGACCACGCGATCCAGTCCGCGTCGCCGGACCGGGCGACGATGCTGATGTTCATGCAGGGGCGCCGGGGCGCGGCGCCCGACGAACGCTACATCTCCGCCACCGTTCGGGTGACTTTCGCCAAAGCCGGCGGCGGCCGCTGGCTGGTCGACGATCTCACCGTGCTCACCAAGCCCAAACCGCCCGGGGGCGGGAAATGA
- a CDS encoding YoaK family protein, which produces MAVTSPVSERSTVAALLLLTFATGLADSISILVLGHVFVANMTGNVIFLGFWLAPRTSIDLTAVVVALPTFVCTTILSGRMSRHFAERTRRWITTVLAMEIGLLVALAILAGAGVLHYHDNTKLIMIGMLAVTFGLQHSSARQFGIQELSTTVLTSTIVSLGLDSRLAGGTGVRQTLRLGVVSTMCAGAFLGATMSRFVVAPVFAVTAVVVAASLLIFRFGRPS; this is translated from the coding sequence ATGGCCGTTACCTCGCCGGTGTCGGAGCGCTCGACCGTCGCGGCACTGCTGTTGTTGACGTTCGCCACCGGCCTGGCCGACTCGATCAGCATCTTGGTGCTCGGCCATGTGTTCGTCGCGAACATGACGGGAAACGTTATCTTCCTCGGCTTTTGGTTGGCGCCCAGGACGAGCATCGACCTGACCGCGGTCGTGGTGGCGCTGCCGACCTTCGTCTGTACGACGATTCTCAGTGGCCGGATGTCGCGGCACTTCGCCGAACGGACGCGGCGGTGGATCACCACCGTATTGGCAATGGAGATCGGCCTTTTGGTGGCGCTGGCGATCCTGGCCGGCGCGGGTGTCCTGCACTATCACGACAACACCAAGCTGATCATGATCGGCATGCTGGCGGTCACGTTCGGCCTGCAGCACTCCAGCGCCCGCCAGTTCGGCATTCAGGAACTGTCCACCACGGTACTGACGTCCACGATCGTCAGCCTCGGCCTGGACAGCCGCCTGGCCGGCGGCACGGGTGTGCGTCAGACACTGCGTCTCGGCGTCGTGTCGACGATGTGCGCCGGGGCCTTCCTGGGTGCGACGATGTCACGATTCGTGGTCGCGCCGGTGTTCGCCGTCACGGCGGTGGTGGTGGCGGCCAGCCTGCTGATCTTCCGCTTCGGCCGGCCTAGTTGA
- a CDS encoding virulence factor Mce family protein: MLTPFIRRQLIAFGILTVISLLVLGVYYLQIPSLVGVGRYTLKAELPASGGLYPTANVTYRGVTIGKVTNVEPTERGAEATMSLDSRYKIPTDATANVHSVSAVGEQYLDLESTGNPGKFLSDGQTITKGTVPAEIGPALDTANRGLAVLPKDKIAQLLDETAQSVGGLGPALQRLVDSTQAIVGDFKTNITDVNDIIQNSGGVLDSQVKSGDAIERWARNLNRLGAQSAQEDQHVKSVLRQAAPTADQVNDVFNDVRDSLPQTLANLEVVFDLLKRYHTGVEQVLVFLPQGASIAQTVAAPFPNMAALDLALSINQPPPCLTGFIPASEWRSPADTSIQPLPSGTYCKIPMDTPANSVRGSRNIPCTDIEGKRAATPRECRDPKPYVPAGTNPWYGDPNQILTCPAPAARCDQPVKPGQVIPAPSIDTGLNPAPSDRVAGTPPPTSDPLSRPGSGTVQCNGQQPNPCVYTPNGSPAAIYSPQSGELVGPDGVKYSVENSARTGDDGWKEMLAPAG, from the coding sequence TTGCTGACTCCTTTCATCCGACGCCAGCTGATCGCGTTCGGGATCTTGACGGTCATTTCGCTGCTCGTGCTCGGGGTGTACTACCTCCAGATCCCGAGCCTGGTCGGCGTTGGCCGGTACACGCTGAAGGCGGAGCTCCCGGCGTCGGGCGGGTTGTACCCGACGGCGAACGTGACGTATCGCGGCGTCACCATCGGCAAGGTCACCAACGTCGAGCCGACCGAGCGGGGCGCCGAGGCGACGATGAGCCTCGACAGCCGTTACAAGATCCCGACCGACGCGACGGCCAACGTGCACTCGGTGTCGGCCGTCGGTGAGCAGTACCTGGACCTGGAGTCGACCGGGAACCCGGGCAAGTTCTTGTCGGACGGTCAGACGATCACCAAGGGCACCGTGCCCGCCGAGATCGGGCCGGCGCTGGACACGGCCAACCGCGGGCTCGCCGTGCTGCCCAAGGACAAGATCGCCCAATTGCTCGACGAGACGGCGCAATCCGTGGGCGGGCTGGGTCCCGCCCTGCAGCGCCTGGTGGACTCCACCCAGGCGATCGTCGGCGACTTCAAGACCAACATCACCGACGTCAACGACATCATCCAGAACTCCGGCGGGGTCCTGGACAGCCAGGTCAAGTCGGGTGATGCCATCGAACGCTGGGCGCGCAACCTGAACAGGCTGGGCGCGCAGTCCGCGCAGGAGGACCAGCACGTGAAAAGCGTGCTGCGCCAAGCGGCGCCGACGGCCGACCAGGTCAACGACGTCTTCAACGACGTGCGGGATTCGCTGCCGCAGACGCTGGCGAATCTCGAGGTGGTGTTCGACCTGCTCAAGCGCTACCACACCGGCGTCGAGCAGGTCCTGGTGTTCCTGCCGCAGGGCGCGTCGATCGCCCAGACGGTGGCGGCGCCGTTCCCCAACATGGCGGCCCTGGACCTGGCGTTGTCGATCAACCAGCCGCCGCCGTGTCTGACCGGGTTCATCCCGGCATCGGAGTGGCGGTCGCCGGCCGACACCAGCATTCAGCCGCTGCCGTCGGGCACCTACTGCAAGATCCCGATGGACACCCCGGCCAACAGCGTGCGCGGATCCCGCAACATCCCGTGTACGGACATCGAGGGGAAGCGGGCGGCCACCCCGCGGGAATGCCGGGACCCCAAGCCGTACGTACCGGCGGGCACCAACCCCTGGTACGGCGACCCCAACCAGATCCTGACCTGCCCCGCCCCGGCGGCGCGCTGTGACCAGCCGGTGAAACCGGGCCAGGTGATCCCGGCGCCGTCCATCGACACCGGTCTGAACCCGGCCCCCTCGGACCGGGTCGCGGGGACGCCTCCGCCGACCAGCGATCCGTTGTCGCGGCCGGGGTCGGGTACCGTGCAGTGCAACGGCCAGCAGCCCAACCCGTGTGTCTACACCCCCAACGGGTCTCCCGCGGCGATCTACAGTCCCCAAAGCGGTGAACTGGTAGGGCCAGACGGGGTTAAATACTCCGTCGAGAACTCGGCCAGAACAGGAGACGACGGATGGAAGGAGATGCTGGCGCCAGCCGGCTGA
- a CDS encoding MarR family transcriptional regulator, which yields MDVLAALADSPKGRTSAELAKRCAISTSTCALVLAELEGRAWVARREDRRYVLGSGLFGLVHGLRAQFPLLDRGRAALRFLHDTLGAGCSMSKIGGRHLTTVDAVGHATDGGRAVGQRFPIDPPFGLVAMAWRGDDFIHAWLHRVMPRLTRAEIAEHRRVLADIRARGYGAWRFDDTHQSLHSRLADVLASLEPTAQVTRQLTTLMTMVTLQSVTDALETDLAAAEFVVLPIFGQDGQPEYQIEIHLGRSAGLTLPELDAALRHAQGLLAATVA from the coding sequence ATGGACGTGCTTGCGGCGCTTGCGGATTCACCGAAGGGGCGGACATCGGCCGAGCTGGCGAAGCGGTGTGCGATCAGCACTTCCACGTGCGCCCTGGTGCTGGCCGAGCTGGAAGGCCGCGCCTGGGTCGCGCGCCGCGAAGATCGTCGCTACGTGCTGGGCAGCGGCCTGTTCGGACTGGTACACGGGCTGCGGGCGCAGTTCCCGCTGCTGGACCGGGGCCGCGCGGCCCTGCGGTTCCTGCACGACACGCTGGGCGCGGGCTGCTCGATGTCGAAGATCGGCGGCCGGCACCTGACCACCGTGGACGCGGTCGGACACGCGACCGACGGCGGGCGGGCCGTCGGACAGCGCTTTCCGATCGACCCGCCGTTCGGGCTGGTCGCAATGGCCTGGCGCGGTGATGATTTCATCCACGCCTGGCTGCACCGCGTGATGCCCCGGCTGACGCGGGCGGAGATCGCGGAACACCGGCGCGTCCTCGCCGACATCCGCGCCCGCGGGTATGGCGCCTGGCGGTTCGACGACACCCACCAGTCGCTGCACAGCCGGCTGGCGGACGTCCTCGCGTCGCTGGAGCCGACGGCCCAGGTCACCCGCCAGCTCACCACCCTGATGACGATGGTGACGCTGCAGTCGGTCACCGATGCCCTCGAAACGGACTTGGCCGCAGCGGAATTCGTGGTGCTTCCGATCTTCGGGCAGGACGGTCAGCCGGAGTACCAGATCGAGATCCACCTGGGCCGTTCCGCCGGGCTGACCCTGCCCGAGCTCGACGCCGCGCTCCGGCACGCCCAGGGCCTGCTCGCCGCGACGGTGGCCTGA
- a CDS encoding phosphodiester glycosidase family protein: MQIRAERAIVLTRRASLRRLVAGCTAMVACVALASSTGQPVAHAADGRDLLANAINTTKGSYLVYNFGPGHPAPMLNAGGSWYEMNNGGHLMIIKNAAGRLSPHLLVDTHQGDQARCENNPGARTGEGLWQASELYAPLQAWQRMGQPTIAINANFFDVRGQKAGSWRQTGCSSPLGAFVDNTHGQGRANQAVTGTVAYPGKQGLSGGGESWSALTTMILPSGGAPYVVWPRTKNDYDSATPVVEDLLNKNERFVAVSGIGLLAPGQTGQLHDGGPSAARTALAYSRQKDEMYVFEGGSYTPDNMQDLFRGLGSDNAILLDGGGSSAIVLRRDTGGMWAGAGSPRGSCDTRQVLCDSHERALPSWLAFN, translated from the coding sequence ATCCAGATCCGGGCCGAAAGGGCGATCGTGCTGACCCGACGCGCCAGCTTGCGCCGGCTGGTGGCCGGCTGCACCGCCATGGTTGCGTGCGTCGCCCTCGCCAGCAGCACGGGCCAGCCGGTGGCGCACGCCGCCGACGGCCGCGATCTGCTGGCCAACGCCATCAACACCACCAAGGGTTCCTACCTGGTCTATAACTTCGGTCCCGGTCACCCCGCGCCGATGCTCAACGCCGGCGGCAGCTGGTACGAGATGAACAACGGCGGCCACCTGATGATCATCAAGAATGCGGCGGGACGCCTTTCGCCCCACCTGCTGGTCGACACCCACCAGGGCGATCAGGCGCGCTGCGAGAACAATCCCGGCGCCCGCACCGGTGAGGGGCTCTGGCAGGCGTCGGAACTCTATGCGCCGCTGCAGGCGTGGCAGCGGATGGGTCAACCGACGATCGCGATCAACGCCAACTTCTTCGACGTCCGCGGGCAGAAGGCCGGCTCGTGGCGCCAGACCGGCTGCAGCTCCCCGCTGGGCGCCTTCGTCGACAACACCCACGGCCAGGGCCGCGCCAACCAGGCCGTCACCGGCACCGTCGCCTACCCGGGCAAACAGGGCCTGTCGGGCGGCGGCGAAAGCTGGAGCGCCCTGACGACGATGATCCTGCCGTCCGGCGGCGCACCGTACGTGGTGTGGCCGAGGACCAAGAACGACTACGACTCCGCGACCCCGGTGGTCGAGGACCTGCTGAACAAGAACGAGCGGTTTGTGGCGGTGTCCGGGATCGGGCTGCTGGCGCCCGGCCAGACCGGACAGCTGCACGACGGTGGACCCAGCGCCGCACGAACGGCTTTGGCGTACTCGCGGCAGAAAGACGAGATGTACGTCTTCGAGGGCGGCAGCTACACCCCGGACAACATGCAAGACCTGTTCCGGGGCCTGGGCAGCGACAACGCCATCCTGCTCGACGGGGGCGGGTCGTCGGCCATCGTGTTGCGCCGCGACACCGGCGGCATGTGGGCCGGCGCGGGCTCTCCGCGGGGGTCGTGCGACACCCGGCAGGTGCTGTGCGACTCGCACGAGCGGGCGCTGCCCAGCTGGCTGGCGTTCAACTAG
- a CDS encoding mammalian cell entry protein translates to MSPRRKFAPGEEPLLVPRPVPPRRPRGLPWVSAIAAVFTAAAITVCSLMLVDHESRELAASKNREVLSYVTGFMTQFTSIDPFHANDYVTRVLAQATGDFAKEYRDKANEILLQVARAEPATGTVLDAGVERWNDDGSATVIVATAVSTKSPDGKQVWQNANRWTATATQEGKQWKISNLQQVI, encoded by the coding sequence ATGAGCCCGCGCCGCAAGTTTGCCCCGGGCGAGGAACCGCTGCTGGTCCCGCGCCCGGTGCCGCCGCGGCGACCGCGGGGCCTCCCGTGGGTCAGCGCGATCGCCGCGGTCTTCACGGCGGCCGCGATCACCGTGTGCAGCCTGATGCTCGTCGACCACGAATCCCGCGAGCTCGCCGCGTCGAAGAATCGCGAGGTGCTCAGCTACGTGACCGGCTTCATGACGCAATTCACCTCCATCGACCCGTTCCATGCCAACGACTACGTGACGCGGGTGCTCGCCCAGGCGACCGGCGACTTCGCCAAGGAGTACCGCGACAAGGCGAATGAGATCTTGCTGCAGGTGGCGCGCGCCGAGCCGGCCACTGGCACCGTCCTGGACGCGGGGGTGGAGCGATGGAACGACGATGGCAGTGCCACCGTCATCGTGGCCACCGCGGTCAGCACCAAATCGCCTGACGGTAAACAAGTTTGGCAAAACGCGAATCGATGGACGGCGACCGCCACGCAGGAAGGAAAGCAGTGGAAGATCAGCAACCTGCAGCAGGTGATCTAG
- a CDS encoding virulence factor Mce family protein: MRRALRLIRRGSWQALVLLVAALVLSSCGWRGISNVAIPGGPGSGSGAMTIYVQVPDTLAINGNSKVMVADVYVGSIKSIQLKNWVATLALGVDKNVKLPKNAIAKIGQTSLLGSQHVELAAPPNPSQELLKNGDTIPLKNSSAYPTTEQTLASLSLILRGGGIPNLEVLQNEVYNIFNGRGDQIRSFLGKLDTFTSQLNEQRDDITHAIDSTNRLLTYVGARADVLDRVLTDIPPLVKHFADTKNLLINAVDAVGRLSQAADQYLSEARGPLHTDLQALQCPLKELGRASPYLIGALKLILTQPFDIDTVPKIFRGDYINISLTLDVTYSSVDNAFLTGTGLSGALRALEQSFGRDPETMIPDVRYTPNPNDAPGGPLVERGDRNC, encoded by the coding sequence GCGGGTCCTGGCAGGCGCTGGTCCTGCTGGTGGCCGCGCTGGTGTTGAGCTCGTGCGGCTGGCGCGGGATCTCCAATGTCGCGATCCCCGGTGGCCCGGGCAGCGGCTCGGGGGCGATGACGATCTACGTCCAGGTACCGGACACGTTGGCGATCAACGGCAACAGCAAGGTGATGGTGGCCGACGTGTACGTCGGGTCGATCAAGTCCATCCAGCTGAAGAACTGGGTCGCCACCTTGGCGCTGGGTGTGGACAAGAACGTCAAGCTGCCCAAGAACGCGATCGCCAAGATCGGCCAGACCTCGCTGCTGGGTTCTCAGCACGTCGAGCTGGCCGCGCCGCCGAACCCGTCGCAGGAGCTGCTCAAGAACGGCGACACCATCCCGCTGAAGAATTCCTCGGCGTATCCGACCACCGAGCAGACGCTGGCCAGCCTGTCGCTGATCCTGCGCGGTGGCGGTATCCCCAACCTCGAGGTGCTGCAGAACGAGGTCTACAACATCTTCAACGGCCGGGGGGATCAGATCCGGTCGTTCCTGGGCAAGCTGGACACCTTCACCAGCCAGCTCAATGAGCAGCGCGACGACATCACCCATGCGATCGACTCGACCAACAGGCTGCTGACGTACGTGGGGGCCCGGGCCGACGTGCTCGACCGGGTGCTGACCGACATCCCGCCGCTGGTCAAGCATTTCGCCGACACCAAGAACCTGCTGATCAACGCCGTCGACGCGGTGGGACGGCTCAGCCAGGCGGCCGACCAGTACCTGTCGGAGGCGCGCGGGCCGCTGCACACCGACCTGCAGGCGCTGCAATGCCCGCTCAAGGAGCTGGGCCGCGCCTCGCCGTATCTGATCGGCGCGCTGAAGCTGATCCTGACGCAGCCGTTCGACATCGACACGGTCCCGAAGATCTTCCGCGGCGACTACATCAACATCTCGCTGACGCTCGACGTGACCTACAGCTCCGTCGACAACGCGTTCCTCACCGGTACCGGGCTGTCGGGGGCGCTGCGCGCGCTCGAGCAGTCGTTCGGGCGTGATCCCGAGACGATGATCCCCGACGTCCGTTACACGCCGAACCCCAATGACGCGCCCGGTGGTCCGCTGGTGGAAAGGGGGGACAGGAATTGCTGA
- a CDS encoding pirin family protein, with protein MAVHAEVRRAAERAVTRTPWLTSRHSFSFGDHYDPDNTHHGLLLVNNDDIVAPGTGFDTHPHRDMEIVTWVLQGHLAHRDSIGNRGVIYPGLAQRMSAGSGILHSEKNDSATEPVHFVQMWVVPDEAGITPGYQQHEVGAEVLDGTLVTIASGIPGRPGAITLHNRDAALHATRLRAGATVPLPHAPYLHLFLARGAVTCPGVGDLRQGDAVRFTDAGGLRVTAGEPSELLVWEMHAKLGAPSP; from the coding sequence ATGGCTGTCCACGCGGAGGTTCGGCGTGCGGCCGAGCGGGCCGTCACCAGGACGCCCTGGCTGACCTCCCGCCACTCGTTCTCGTTCGGCGATCACTACGACCCGGACAACACCCACCACGGGCTGCTGCTGGTGAACAACGACGACATCGTCGCGCCCGGAACCGGATTCGACACGCATCCGCACCGGGACATGGAGATCGTCACCTGGGTGCTGCAGGGTCACCTGGCGCATCGGGACTCCATCGGCAATCGCGGCGTCATCTATCCGGGTCTGGCCCAGCGCATGTCGGCGGGCAGCGGGATCTTGCACTCCGAGAAGAACGATTCGGCCACGGAGCCAGTGCATTTCGTGCAGATGTGGGTTGTGCCCGACGAGGCCGGCATCACCCCGGGCTATCAACAGCACGAGGTCGGCGCGGAGGTGTTGGACGGCACACTTGTGACGATCGCCTCAGGCATCCCCGGCCGGCCCGGGGCCATCACCCTGCACAACCGCGACGCCGCACTGCACGCCACGCGGTTGCGGGCCGGTGCCACCGTGCCGCTTCCGCACGCGCCCTACCTGCACCTATTCCTCGCGCGCGGCGCGGTCACCTGCCCAGGAGTCGGTGACCTGCGGCAGGGCGACGCCGTCCGGTTCACCGACGCGGGCGGCCTGCGGGTGACCGCGGGCGAGCCGTCGGAGCTACTGGTGTGGGAGATGCACGCAAAGCTGGGGGCGCCGAGCCCATAG
- a CDS encoding Mce protein — MEGDAGASRLNPPPMPKFRRLRGRRPKNEDPAAVAEPTNPEATAEESAEPENATEPTGPALTAEEPSAAEVRAAEPAEPEDSAEPEEPAEPEDAAEPTEPAAAPGEAAERRPSRLGRGWLAGIAAALVLCAAAVGAGGYVALRYHHESQAIARNNAAALKAAVDCVSATQAPDTNAMAASEQKIIDCGTDAFRSQALLYTSMLVQAYQAANVHVQVSDMRAAVERNNPDGSVDVLVAVRVKVANDQTQNETGYRLRVKMAMAEGQYKIAKLDQVTK; from the coding sequence ATGGAAGGAGATGCTGGCGCCAGCCGGCTGAACCCCCCACCGATGCCGAAGTTTCGTCGTCTGCGCGGGCGGCGTCCGAAGAACGAGGACCCGGCGGCCGTCGCCGAACCGACCAATCCCGAGGCGACGGCCGAGGAGTCGGCCGAGCCCGAGAACGCGACCGAACCGACCGGCCCGGCGCTGACGGCCGAAGAGCCGTCGGCGGCCGAGGTGCGCGCGGCGGAGCCGGCCGAGCCCGAGGACTCAGCCGAGCCCGAGGAGCCGGCCGAGCCCGAGGACGCAGCCGAGCCGACGGAACCCGCGGCCGCGCCCGGCGAGGCCGCCGAGCGTCGTCCGTCGCGGTTGGGCCGCGGCTGGCTGGCCGGCATCGCGGCGGCGCTCGTACTCTGCGCCGCGGCCGTCGGCGCCGGCGGTTACGTCGCGCTGCGCTATCACCACGAAAGCCAGGCGATCGCCCGCAACAACGCCGCGGCGCTCAAGGCGGCGGTCGACTGCGTTTCGGCGACCCAGGCGCCTGACACCAACGCGATGGCCGCCAGTGAGCAGAAGATCATCGACTGCGGTACCGACGCTTTCCGCTCGCAGGCCTTGCTCTACACCAGCATGCTCGTTCAGGCATATCAGGCCGCCAACGTCCACGTCCAGGTGTCCGACATGCGGGCGGCGGTCGAACGCAACAACCCCGACGGCTCCGTCGATGTGCTGGTGGCGGTCCGGGTGAAGGTGGCCAACGATCAGACGCAGAACGAGACCGGTTATCGCCTGCGGGTGAAAATGGCTATGGCCGAAGGGCAATACAAGATCGCCAAGCTCGACCAGGTGACGAAGTGA
- a CDS encoding YhgE/Pip domain-containing protein, which yields MSQSRPQHAAPNPNRNIRAVRTVRFWAAPLVITLALMSALCALYLGGILNPMTNLRHFPIAVVNEDAGPAGAELTGRLVNGLDKDKFDVRVLRRDAARHQLDTGQVYGSVLIPPSFSSKLRDLGASAVLPGPAERPVITISTNPRAGTLGASIAGQTLNMAMGVANGEVGERLLAQVKAQTGGAPLAGAAEEGLSTPIEIESTVHNPLPNGTGNGLSAFYYALLLLLAGFTGSIVVSTLVDALLGYVPAEFGPVYRFAEQVRISRFQTLLLKWAIMVLLGLLTSLVYLAIAHGLGMPIDLGWQLWAFGVFAIAAVGITSSSLLSVLGTGGLLVSMLIFVILGLPSAGATVPLEATPPFFRWLAEFEPMHQVFLGTRSLLYFKGHAGTGISQALLMTSIGLVIGLLLGGIVTHLYDRKGFHRIPGAVEMAIAMEHQAQHKARQSGKHERTVATETEAESSSEQT from the coding sequence ATGTCTCAATCGCGGCCGCAGCACGCGGCGCCCAACCCCAACCGGAATATCAGAGCGGTCCGCACCGTGCGGTTTTGGGCCGCGCCGCTGGTCATCACGCTGGCCCTGATGTCGGCGTTGTGCGCGCTTTATCTCGGCGGCATCTTGAACCCGATGACCAACCTGCGGCACTTCCCCATCGCCGTGGTGAACGAGGACGCGGGGCCGGCCGGCGCGGAGCTGACCGGCCGCTTGGTCAACGGCCTGGACAAGGACAAGTTCGACGTCCGCGTGCTCCGCCGCGACGCGGCCAGGCATCAACTGGACACCGGGCAGGTGTACGGCTCGGTGCTGATACCGCCGAGCTTCTCGTCGAAACTGCGGGACCTGGGCGCCAGCGCGGTGCTGCCCGGGCCCGCGGAACGGCCGGTGATCACGATCTCGACGAACCCCCGGGCCGGCACGCTCGGCGCCAGCATCGCCGGCCAGACCCTGAACATGGCGATGGGCGTGGCCAACGGCGAAGTGGGTGAGCGGCTTCTCGCTCAGGTCAAGGCGCAGACCGGCGGTGCCCCGCTCGCCGGGGCCGCCGAAGAGGGCCTCTCCACGCCGATCGAGATCGAGTCGACCGTGCACAACCCGCTGCCCAACGGCACCGGAAACGGGCTGTCGGCCTTCTACTACGCCCTCCTGCTGCTGCTCGCGGGCTTCACCGGCAGCATCGTGGTCAGCACCCTGGTCGATGCATTGCTCGGTTACGTACCGGCCGAATTCGGCCCGGTGTACCGCTTCGCCGAGCAGGTGCGAATCTCGCGCTTCCAGACCCTGCTGCTCAAGTGGGCCATCATGGTGCTGCTCGGGCTGCTCACCTCGCTGGTCTATCTGGCCATCGCGCACGGTCTCGGCATGCCGATCGACCTCGGCTGGCAGCTTTGGGCCTTCGGGGTGTTCGCGATCGCGGCGGTGGGCATCACGTCCAGTTCGTTGCTCTCGGTGCTGGGCACGGGTGGCCTGCTGGTCAGCATGCTGATCTTCGTGATCCTCGGGTTGCCGTCGGCCGGCGCCACCGTGCCGCTGGAGGCCACGCCACCCTTCTTCCGCTGGCTCGCCGAGTTCGAGCCCATGCACCAGGTCTTCCTCGGCACCCGGTCGCTGCTCTACTTCAAGGGACACGCGGGCACCGGCATATCGCAGGCGCTGCTCATGACGTCGATCGGCCTCGTCATCGGGCTGCTGCTGGGCGGCATCGTCACCCACCTCTACGACCGCAAGGGGTTCCACCGGATCCCGGGTGCGGTCGAGATGGCGATCGCCATGGAACACCAGGCCCAGCACAAGGCCCGCCAAAGCGGCAAGCACGAGCGGACGGTCGCGACCGAGACCGAGGCCGAAAGCTCAAGCGAGCAAACGTAA